The window AGGGCACGGGCAACCCCTTCGCGTTCCTCGAACGGTTCAGAGCAGGTTCGGGGCTGCGCGCGATCCAAGCCCCCGGCGCGAGCCGGGGGACTCCGCGTGCCGCGTCGTCCCGCCTGCCATTTGCACCGGTCTCGCCCAACCGCCCGGTGTCCCGTCGCTCGCGCTCCGGGCTTTCTCCTGCGCACGCTGCGCGCAGACGAGCAGCAGGCGAGGTGCAACAATCTCGGTTCCTCTCCCGAACTGACAGCGACGCCCTCATGAAACCTGCCGTGATCATCGCGATCCCCGCGCGGCTTTCGAGCACGCGGCTGCCGCGGAAGATGCTGCTCGCCGAGACGGGCCGGCCCCTCGTCGAGCACACCTGGCGGGCCGCGCTCGGGTCGAGTTC is drawn from Pseudomonadota bacterium and contains these coding sequences:
- a CDS encoding 3-deoxy-manno-octulosonate cytidylyltransferase (CMP-2-keto-3-deoxyoctulosonic acid synthetase; catalyzes the formation of CMP-3-deoxy-D-manno-octulosonate from CTP and 3-deoxy-D-manno-octulosonate which is incorporated into LPS) — its product is MKPAVIIAIPARLSSTRLPRKMLLAETGRPLVEHTWRAALGSSS